Proteins from a genomic interval of Mustela lutreola isolate mMusLut2 chromosome 4, mMusLut2.pri, whole genome shotgun sequence:
- the FOXI2 gene encoding forkhead box protein I2 has translation MASYCEGSGVCRAPHSQARAAAHPVGYGRGDLGAAGAGQRLWLNAPALSPAPYAPCPGSAQPYAASGYAAPGPLLGAPGSLAGADLAWLSLSGQQELLRLVRPPYSYSALIAMAIQSAPLRKLTLSQIYQYVAGNFPFYKRSKAGWQNSIRHNLSLNDCFKKVPREEDDPGKGNYWTLDPNCEKMFDNGNFRRKRRRRGEPSAAAPSGAGSPGGAAAPELEPLGAASPDLQAPPSPPGPDAASCFSSFASAMGALAGGLGTFPAGLAGDFPFGRPTPVAAHGSQAPGPAPGFSTGHQTAATGFRVGHFVYSREGTEV, from the exons ATGGCCTCGTACTGCGAAGGCTCCGGTGTCTGCCGGGCCCCGCACAGCCAGGCCCGGGCAGCCGCGCACCCGGTGGGCTACGGGCGCGGGGATCTGGGCGCCGCGGGCGCCGGCCAGCGCCTGTGGCTGAACGCGCCGGCTCTCAGCCCCGCGCCCTATGCGCCCTGCCCTGGGTCCGCGCAGCCCTACGCGGCCTCTGGCTACGCGGCCCCCGGCCCCCTCCTCGGCGCCCCGGGCAGCCTGGCGGGCGCCGACCTGGCGTGGCTGAGCCTCTCGGGCCAGCAGGAGCTGCTGCGGCTGGTGCGGCCGCCTTACTCGTACTCGGCGCTCATCGCCATGGCCATCCAGAGCGCGCCGCTGCGGAAGCTGACGCTCAGCCAGATCTACCAGTACGTGGCCGGCAACTTCCCCTTCTACAAGCGCAGCAAAGCGGGCTGGCAGAACTCCATCCGCCACAACCTGTCGCTCAATGACTGCTTCAAGAAGGTGCCCCGCGAGGAGGATGACCCAG GTAAAGGCAATTACTGGACCCTGGACCCAAACTGCGAGAAGATGTTCGACAACGGGAACTTCCGACGGAAGAGGAGGCGGAGAGGAGAGCCGAGCGCCGCTGCTCCCTCGGGAGCCGGGAGCCCGGGAGGAGCCGCGGCACCGGAGCTGGAGCCCCTCGGCGCGGCCTCCCCGGACCTGCAGGCCCCGCCGTCCCCGCCCGGGCCCGACGCTGCCTCCTGCTTCTCCAGTTTCGCCTCGGCCATGGGGGCCCTGGCTGGCGGCCTCGGTACCTTCCCCGCGGGCCTGGCGGGAGACTTTCCTTTCGGGAGACCGACGCCCGTCGCCGCCCACGGGTCGCAAGCCCCAGGCCCCGCGCCCGGCTTCAGCACCGGCCATCAGACAGCGGCCACCGGCTTCCGCGTGGGCCACTTCGTCTACAGTCGGGAGGGGACCGAAGTCTAA